TTAACCCTCCAATCAGACTTCCAACTACTATCTTTCTCCCTTCCAATTATGTTAAATAGTACCTAAGTTAATTGGCATTAATCTACTTAAGTTTTGCACTAAACTATTGTTATATATGAATCATCACATATGCTATCATGTGATCTGTATCCTATAAAGGGAAATATTTTTCACATGCTTACCAGCAAGTAAAAGAAAGACTGGAAGTTCCAGAGGCTTCTCTGGTGCACCCACCATTACAATCTTTCCATGAGACTTGAGCAAACCAATGAGAGGTAAGAGAGGATGAACCGCAAAAACTGTGTCAATAATACCATCGAAAGCACCCATTGCAGCCTACGAAATTATCAACATTAGTTAATTGAGAGAAATGTgtgtattttgatattttcacAATATTCCAAATGCATGGCATTGGCATATATATAGTTACCTGCATCTGATGTTGGTCACGGCTTAGTAGAAAGGAATCAGCTCCAAGATGTTGTCTAGCAACCTAATAGATGGTTTTTGcaattaggaaataaaaaaccTGTGGGGCAAGGTGTTGTATTTGTTGTTCAGAATTCTGGATTGATCAGACTGATACACAGTCTGATTCCTATATCCAGTAGCCTATCTATAACTTTAATGTAtctttagtacctctggtacttttatCTTATAAAATCTACCTTTGCTGTCCCCAAAAAAAAGGCTCCAAGATGTTGTATTGCTTCATCCTTTTTACTAGGTGATGTACTTATTACTGTGACCTTAGCAATACATAATTAAAGCTTGATTTGAACCTGACTTATTATTGAGTTATGTCTACTACAATTGTATAAATGACTTTACGCTCGTCCAAAAGTACTTACAAATGTATGTCCTTGTCTGTTTTTAGGTGCTACTGTTAATGAGAAACCTGTGTATGAATTTAACTAGCCCAGATTTTTAGCATCATGTAAGTATTGATGGTCTGACCTTTAGATTGCTATAAATATGTAGCATGTCATGCTAAGTAATTGCCTGCCCTGTATAAGCACCGTTAGAGTTCATTTTGGTAAAGTGTTATCTTGGTTTTTGGTCTGTAAATATGTTGTATGTCATGCTGAGTAATTTCCtaacctttaattttttaatttgctaaACACTAAATTATGCTGCCATACTATTTTCAGATTCCATTAGGAGCGATTTTAGCCATTGTTGATCCTGTGGTCATTGCTTTTCGAAATTAAAAGTGGTCTTGCGGTCATTGCTGGAAAGTTAATTGTGTTGAAGCCTCGaactcaggtatttatatctttgattcgaaaactactttgaaattgtttttgtatgcattactggtataGTTGTAGAACTGTTTTGATTTATACGCACCACTTGTTGCTGAGTACAGGATAACTTGCAATGCCATGAGAgtagtttttattgaatgatttggaaagtaaataacaaataatcaaTTTGCAAGCCCAATACCATTCTTTGGTAGATAAATTGTTGTATTTGTTTGACTAACTTATCTAACATCTAATGAGTATCTGTCAATACTCCTCCCCTAAAGTTTCATTTTGTCGTAATGATGAATAGCTTGGAGCTACTGACACAAAGTTCCAATAGTGTTACAAGTAATTGAAGCATGGTCACCAAGCCATGCAGCCTAACTTAAGTTTCAATCCTTCTACTCTGTGTGAAAATGTGATGTAAGTGTCTCCATTTTCTCTGGTATAGAGGTTTGTAGCAATGGACTATACCCTTCACCAAGCTTCCTTTTGTCTTCCAAACTAATAGGCTTTGTTCCTGTTAGGCTGAAAGTGTATCTCTCTGGGTCTACTGACCTGTTATCCTTGAAATCCACCTTGTGCtcttgacacacacacacagccacacacacacacacacacacacacacactgatcgaggtcgtacccgaatcaaataaacatttaaaatgcagtaactaggaagtgatcctaggtcgtttcccaacgagcaatgataaatcgaatgttcataacagatagtaggaaaatagtaacgaattgggggggttgtttgcttttgtaaattaaacagcgaatagatacgaattagaaaatatcataattaaaacacgttgtttccccttcattcacaagcaagtctcttattctaggttacgagaatttatccttaatcaggtcaaccacttaatccaaccctaaattaaattactaagcgaaatttaacataaggcattcattatgtgattaagcaacacatacaccaattaa
This genomic interval from Glycine max cultivar Williams 82 chromosome 5, Glycine_max_v4.0, whole genome shotgun sequence contains the following:
- the LOC100808112 gene encoding probable mannitol dehydrogenase, giving the protein MNSNGAYTGQVTVISTSPSKKDEVARQHLGADSFLLSRDQHQMQAAMGAFDGIIDTVFAVHPLLPLIGLLKSHGKIVMVGAPEKPLELPVFLLLAGRKIVVGSLIGGLKETQEMIDFAAKHKKDSSCPLT